In Deltaproteobacteria bacterium, one genomic interval encodes:
- a CDS encoding phosphoenolpyruvate synthase, with protein sequence MVIPIGTFVKFFEEMTREDIQEAGGKAANLGELTQAGFNVPPGFCVLADSLHHHLEKNDLQPKINGIVAGFDYEDYAIIEGKTNEIRDLIISAPIPADLLRELTDSIDKLTGPDQVFVAVRSSVAVKGLPISSFPGMMDTF encoded by the coding sequence GTGGTGATCCCAATCGGAACCTTCGTTAAATTTTTCGAAGAAATGACCAGGGAAGATATCCAGGAGGCCGGTGGAAAAGCGGCCAACTTAGGGGAATTGACTCAGGCAGGATTTAACGTACCGCCTGGTTTCTGCGTCTTGGCCGATTCTCTTCATCATCACCTTGAAAAAAATGATTTGCAGCCCAAAATTAATGGGATCGTTGCCGGTTTTGATTACGAGGATTATGCCATTATCGAGGGTAAGACTAATGAAATCAGAGACCTGATTATCTCCGCCCCAATTCCTGCCGATTTATTAAGGGAATTGACGGATTCCATAGATAAGTTGACCGGCCCGGATCAGGTTTTTGTGGCCGTCCGTTCTTCCGTAGCGGTCAAGGGCCTTCCCATCTCTTCCTTCCCGGGAATGATGGATACCTTCCA